A region of the Corticium candelabrum chromosome 4, ooCorCand1.1, whole genome shotgun sequence genome:
ATTTTTAGGTCGTTTTAGAGTAACGGCGCAGGGGACTAGCATTCCGCACATTCAGGGCATGTGCGAGATGGAGATCACGAACAACGAGATACAATTATTTGAGTTGAACGGCGACAACAAACTGGAAGCGTGGCCGATCAACGCGATTCGTCGATACGGACGAAACGATTCGTGTTTCACATTTGAGGCAGGAAGGTATGGGTAGCATCAGAGATAGTAGATCGGTAGTTACACAACATGACTAAATGTTTCTATGAGATGTAGTTTGATTGGCGAAGGTTATTGCGAGATGCTTATATTATCAGTGAACACATGCTATTTGTTATGGTTAAAATTTAGATAGAATAAGCGGGGTGCATTGGACACTGTGGTGTCTACACATTTTCATGCTTTGTCGTGTGTCGTAATTGAATGGTAGTAGTGATCGACAATGGAAGAACCGACTTTAATACTTTTGGCACCAGTGGAGATGACCGTTTTCTGTTATTGTTTCTAAATGatatgtctgttttgtcttaCTCTCAAGtcgtttcaatttttattattgttggCAACTACAGACTGTACTGTGTGAGTTCATAGTGCTGGTGGAGCACTCGATATGTCAGGTGGGCCAGGTCTTTACACAAGATCCGCCCACAATGAATGTAAaaagctaatttatttatatttaagaCAGGCATGTAATCAATGGGTTTAAGAGGTGAGATAGTGAATGAGGCATATTTTGTAGCATGATTGATATCACcatctacattcatgcctGACTCTCGTTGTACGTTTGTCACTCGTTGATGGCGCTACTGCCAGCGACGAGTGAAGATGTGGGAAACGATTAGGGAAGGACGGCAGGGCGGTACCGAGAAGCAATACAAACATATTGACAAGGGTGGATTTCAAGTCTAATTTTACCATTCTCTGTATTGACGCGTGTTTACTGTGTAGTTTTGGcattaattgattagttatTGCTTTCTGTGCTCTTTGTAAATGCAGTCTGATTGTGTTACAGGCGTTGCCGGACCGGGGAAGGGTTTTTCACGTTTATGGCAACCGGCCACGATTCGGAGCAGCTATATCAGAAAGTGCATGCAAACTCGCAGGAAATTGCTCGTCGATCAAGGGTATGTACACACTCTGGTACTGTCATCGAATAGATTATAGATATTACGTGTTTTTAGTCGGCAACCGGTCCTTCGGCATTGCAGGCAAGAAATTATGCAGATCCGAGTGATTTCCAACGACAGCAGCAGGAAGAGGCACGCCGCAGCTCTACCTTGCCATCGGTGTTTCCTACGCTTGATACACATGCCAGAGCTACAGAAGCAGTGGCTTATCAACCTCTGACACAAAGTACAGTGCAGCCCGATTCGACGTATCAGCCTCTCAATACGACCAACAACCGGAGTCATTCGATCACGAGTGGACTGCCGGGCGGACGACATCGGAAAGTGCAGAATGCCGACCGAGCAACCATAAATGCAGACTTACCCGTAACTCCTGCATACATGACATTTGATGTCGAGCGTGGGCAGGGAAGACGTTTGTCGTCTCAAGGAGAAGCAGTCTGAGTGAGACCGAGAGAATATTGGAGtagctgtctgtgtgtatgtgtatgtgtgtgtagatttaTTGATGCAGGGTTTATTAGCCTGACTGTTGCATTGCTTTGGAGTAATGGGGCAGTGTGTGCTAATGATTTGTAGATGTATTAGGTTGTATGACGGAGCTTTTCTAAATGTTAATATTTGCATGTTTTCATTATTAAGGTTGATGTTGTGTGTAATTTTGTTGATGTTGGAAGTCGCAGTAAATGTATTGTATTTgcatttgtattaattatacTGTACGTATTGGATCGAGTTTGCTTTGAATGTGAGTGTTCCTAgcgcgcacacagacacaggcacacacacacacacacacacactcacacacacacacacacacacacacacacacacacacacacacacgcaccataGATCCCCTGCTCtagtatgcacacacacacacacacacacacacacacacacacacacacacacacacacacacacacacacacaccacacacacacacacaccacacacacacacacacacaccacacacacacacacacaccacacacacacacacacacacacacacacacacacacacacacacacacacacacacacacacacacacacatttttgtAGATTTTTCCCAGTCCTATTTATCTTACTATTTATGAAATCGAGCAGTACACATACACTAGAGGTTTATCACACGTGACATCAACAAGGCCGTGGAGCCCCAGAGAGCCGCAAACCCCTATGCGTCAACATGAGCGTTTTGCGAAAGGGCAGCTTGAAGCTAAAAGAGCGCGGCAAGGTGGTAAGTCGACCAACATGACACAGTCAAGTGCTTGTCCAGCAAGGTCCCCCCGTTTGTGTCACAGAAAGATTCCTGGCGAAAATACTATTTCGTTCTAACCGACACGCCATCACTCGTCTACTACAAGAGCGAAGCCGAGTTCATTAGTGGTACAAGTGCGCCTGTTGGTTCTATAGCAATCTCCGAGGCGGTCCAGGTTTCTTCATTCGCAAAGGCCAGTCAACATGGTGTCCGTATTGAGAGAGCGAATGGTGTCGACGACGTTCGCTGCTCGACAGAATCGGGTGCGAAGGAGTGGGTGCTCTCGCTCTTGGACATTTTGACGAACGTCGAGAAAAGCGGTCATTGTGCCGCCATGGAGGAGCGGACCGAGGAGATGGATTTCAACCAGTTATATGTGATGAGATGTAGgatggttgtttgttgttgtgtcgtGCTGCGTCGAACGTGTTTGTTTAGCGACGACGTTTGAGGCCGATATGTCGAGGAACGTGTTGGTTGACCATGTGGGAGCTTGCGTTTTGGAGGTGACCGGGGACGACTTGGTGGTGTGGAAGAAGGAGGGAAAGGAGCTCGTGTGTCTCGTTAAATGGGATTTGACGACTCTGCGAAGATACTATTATAATGAGACGACATTCAAGGTGGAAACTGGCAGGTTCGTGATAAACCAATTTATTAGGCATTTTGATCTGTACAGTACTCTAGGAAATTGGTTAGGTATATACAGTCTTGTTGCTACTCGGTCTGGTTTGATAAGGAGGTTTTTGGGTAATGAAATTAAATAACAGTagaaccttaattaattacataatttCAATTAACTCTCGCTCTGTTTGCCTTCCTGAACGAGTTTGTGTTAGTTTGACATGTTTACAGAGTAATTTTGGGATTggcgctgtgtgtgtgtgtgtgtgtgtgtgtgtgtgtgtgtgtgtgtgtgtgtgtgtgtgtgtgtgtgtgtgtgtgtgtgtgtgtgtgtgtgcacatgcatacatgtgtgtgtgtgtgtgtgtgtggggggggggtgtgcatgcgtgcatgtgttgttAGTTACATTATAGACCTCATGAAGCACAGAGCAGGAGGCAGGTTTTCTGTAGCTGTATTGCTATACATTAATCGTTTACGCATAGTATTGTGTTTGTGCTCATATTGATAATTTTGTCATTAAGGCGCTCAGCAACTGGTGAGGGTGTAGTGACTTTTTTCACCAAACATGGGGTAACAATTAGCAAACGAATAAAACTGGCGGCACACTACAAGAAATCACAGACACTAGCACTGCAGCGTCCTCTTCACGTACAGAAACATGAGACGGACCAAAGCCCTTTGAGGAAGGATCACACAGTAAGATGAATTAAGCACCACTACATACCCACTAGCGTAACTTTCTTGTGTTATGCCATTGAAGGGTAACGATACTGTTGACGACAAAGTAATGGATGTTAGCAAAGCTCCTCACAGGCATGCAGTACCAATTGCAACAatgacaagacaagacaatcAGCAACTGAGGCGATCACGGTCGTTGGATGATATCTGGATTGGCCCTTTTCTGTCTGCTAAATGCAGGTCACCAGGAGCTGCTGTTCAATCGAACTCCAAATTTGCACCGTACCATGCTCTCCATCATGTGCCAGCCGAGGACAGACCAAAACAACTGGACAGTTATCATCACTTAGAAGTCAACTTACAACCAGGGACGGCTGAAAGGTATAATAACACGAATGTCAAGAGCAATACAATACTTCCGTATCACCACTTAGTGATCGATGGTACAAAACAGCAGCAGTACAACAGGTCATCAATCAAACGTAAGGaaagtgaaaatgttggaGGAGACGGTCACGCTGTTTATGAGAACTTGCAATTTATTTCTGTTGGTGATCATAGTGCTAGCACTGTTGACAAGAACGAGAGCCGCGATGCCGACACGTATGCTAACATGTCTAGCGCCTCTGCTACTTCCAGTGCGACCACGCGAAATTCTGATATCTATGAAGTTTGTTGTGATGTAACCGAGAGTATACAGCCCAATGGCGGAGTGGCACACAAGTGCTCAGGTAGTGAGAACGATGAAATCAGTCCACATTATGAAAACATCGGATTTGGGCGGCAAGACACTGACAACATGTCAAACATCGTGTCACAGAGTGATGGCTACGTTCTCACTGTAAGTGAAAATGAAACGTCAGAGCCAGACCTTGTTGCGGTGTACGACGTAGCGGATGCCGCGTCTCATTCAATTTATGCCAACCTCCCGACCACAGGTTTGAATGACCGAGTTCAACTGACTAGTGATACAAAGTCAGGTACAGAGAGGTGGACGGAGAAACGAATGTTGTACTCGACAGAGAGAGAAACAAACT
Encoded here:
- the LOC134178779 gene encoding docking protein 5-like gives rise to the protein MAEEDVVKRGYLTEPGIRSILSGKKWFVLRKDSRYGRMRLDYYRNEGSARSGELPQGFIPLNDVLSVELRVGSNGTFQILATQGSARAFSCSSLTEAEEWVSSLQALIFGNDAALDAIRPSGNFISRGNRCRFRVTAQGTSIPHIQGMCEMEITNNEIQLFELNGDNKLEAWPINAIRRYGRNDSCFTFEAGRRCRTGEGFFTFMATGHDSEQLYQKVHANSQEIARRSRSATGPSALQARNYADPSDFQRQQQEEARRSSTLPSVFPTLDTHARATEAVAYQPLTQSTVQPDSTYQPLNTTNNRSHSITSGLPGGRHRKVQNADRATINADLPVTPAYMTFDVERGQGRRLSSQGEAV
- the LOC134178850 gene encoding uncharacterized protein LOC134178850, whose product is MSVLRKGSLKLKERGKVKDSWRKYYFVLTDTPSLVYYKSEAEFISGTSAPVGSIAISEAVQVSSFAKASQHGVRIERANGVDDVRCSTESGAKEWVLSLLDILTNVEKSGHCAAMEERTEEMDFNQLYVMRSTTFEADMSRNVLVDHVGACVLEVTGDDLVVWKKEGKELVCLVKWDLTTLRRYYYNETTFKVETGRRSATGEGVVTFFTKHGVTISKRIKLAAHYKKSQTLALQRPLHVQKHETDQSPLRKDHTGNDTVDDKVMDVSKAPHRHAVPIATMTRQDNQQLRRSRSLDDIWIGPFLSAKCRSPGAAVQSNSKFAPYHALHHVPAEDRPKQLDSYHHLEVNLQPGTAERYNNTNVKSNTILPYHHLVIDGTKQQQYNRSSIKRKESENVGGDGHAVYENLQFISVGDHSASTVDKNESRDADTYANMSSASATSSATTRNSDIYEVCCDVTESIQPNGGVAHKCSGSENDEISPHYENIGFGRQDTDNMSNIVSQSDGYVLTVSENETSEPDLVAVYDVADAASHSIYANLPTTGLNDRVQLTSDTKSGTERWTEKRMLYSTERETNSGEYSYPTVRSIRTYLRKLGDSQQVDDDDGECHYYGTVLHDDDDNDECQYYGTVLHSDDEAFPENIAAPKVTTSWHQNSPSVIKNTVPRTSSPFAPFLSLSASASPNTSRPASPYEVPYESDNELLQPGRLPPLQPGRLSPVSKQTLSGSLKGDESQDYGRPRAYQMDRERKPGRSLTVPNK